The window ATTCCAGCACGTGGTCGTTGGCATGTTTGAAACGCTCAACTTCGCGGCGTTCTTGAGCAAAGGCCTTCACCACGCGAATGCCGGGGATCGTATCCGAGAGAACGCTGATCATATTGGACCAGGTGCGATTCTCTTGATTGAAACCATGCCGCATGGTTTTGCGGAGCTGCGAGATCATCCAAGCGATGATCGGAAACGGCACGAGGGTGGCGATGGCTAGTCGCCAATCGATCGAAAGCAAAATGATCGCCGTGCCGAAGATCATCAGCAGGTCGCTGGCGAACTCGAGCAAGTAAATCGAGAGGAACGTGCAGATTTTATCGGTGTCGCTGCCGACGCGCGAAATGAGATCGCCGGTCCGCTTGCCACCGAAAAACTCCAGCGACAGTCGTTGCAAATGCGTGTACATCGCATTCCGCAAGTCGGCGGCGATGCGCGAGCTGAGCCGCGCGACAATCCAGGTCTTGGCCCAGCCGAGCCACCAACTGAGTACGGCGGCTGCGAGCAATCCGGCGAGATAATAAGGAACGAGTTCCAAGCCGCGAGCGCGTTCTTCGGGGGTGCCCGCCGCGATCGGCGTGAGCACGTCATCGACGAGGGGAATGGTCAGGTAAGGCGGAATCAGCGTCGCCGCCGTGGCGGCGATCGTGAAAAAGAGCCCAAAGCCCAGCAACATGCCGCGGGCCTGAGCAAACGGCAGGACTCGCAGCAGCGACTTCGACGGCGGCAACTGCGCCATCGGCGCACAGTTCTGGCAGGTGACGTCTTCGGGACCGAGCGTCGTGCCACAGGAAGGGCAGACAGTAATCGTGTCTTTTTCGGCGAGCGTTTCGTGCCGCAGCGCTGCGGTCACCCGCTGAGCAAAGCGATGGGCCGCCGTGGTGTGGCGGGTTGTGAATCGCCACACGGCGAGGCGAGCATCGGCTGATTGGATCTCAATCGAGCCGAGGCCGAACTGATCGTCGGAGCGGATCGAGACTATATCTTCCCGCGGCCAAGCTTCGACCTTTTGTTTTTGGCCGGCTGCTGCATTTCCGGCCGAAATCGCGACAAAACGTCGTTCGGTGAGGAGCAGCAGGCTCTTGCCGTAGTTCAATTGGCGGTCGAGGTCGACCTCCAACCAGCAGATCGAAGTTTCGCCATCCTGGAGCGCTGCGGCCATCGCTGCCCCCCATTCTGGAGGAGCGGCGGAGGCAGAAATGGTAGGCAATGTTGCGGTCACGGTCCGGAGAGCTGGCGGGGAACAGCAAACTTCAAATAATTCTTTGGTCGTCCGGTAACGGGGCGTAACCGGTATGCCCATAGTTTATTCCAGAGACCCCAAAAAATGGTCTCTCGCGGTTCAGTTGGCTAAATCTTAGGAATCCTGCAGCGATCTAGCTAGCCGAAACCTCGGCAACGAGCATAATAATCGTCACAAATTACCGGTGGTAAACCGGGGAAGAAGAGAAGTCTGGTGCGATTGGCGAGGGACGTCGCCTCGGGCGTCGCGGGTGTTCGGTAGCGAACATTGCGGCGCATCAGTACTGGCTGTTGTTGATGGTTCAGACACGGAGGTGCCTGGCGATCAAGAATGGCTGTCTTCTTTTGCGGAGCAGTTGATAAGGTCGGCCACTCGCAGTCTGAAACGCCTACGTGAGCGCCAGGTTGCCGCCGCCTCCAAAGTCAATTGACCTGTTCGATGCATAGCAGCACACAAGTGCCGCTCCTAACGTTAGCGCAAACTCTATCGCCGTGGAACTCACGTCGACATTTCACAGAGTGGGCTACAACTGCGCGCCGCGCCTGTCGATATAGGATAGGACCCGGCGGGACCAATTTGCGCAACTGCGACGAAAGTGCGGACTGCGTAAACGGGCCACCAGTTTTCGGCTCGAAAGCGCCGATTGTCGCGAAACAATATTGCCGCGGCGAACATCAAGTCCTTGGGTTGCGTAAGAGATCACGGCTTTCCCCAAAGCCGATAGGAATCACACCTGACTCTGTCAGGCTGGAGTCGGATTCTCCTTCGCAGCATCAATCGCCGCCTGGCCTGCTGGCAACATCGCAGGACGCGGCGATTACACAGGCTGGAGTTCGTTTTTTGCGACATTTTTCGCTCGCTCAACCTTATTTCTGATCACAGTCGCATCAGAATTGCATGGCAGGAAGCCACACTGCGTGTTCGCAGTAACCTTGACCTCTCCTCCCTACTTTCTGCCTTAACCCTTCACCGCCAGTCATGTAAATCGATCAAACCCCAACGTTCGCGCACGATCCCCTGAGGGTGCTGATTGCATCGCTGGTGCGGATTGCCGCGACACAGCCAGTCCGCACAACCTCTCCCCAACTTACAACCGCATCTTTCAGTAGGCTTGAATCACAGTCATGGAATTCCGTAAAGTTCTCGCGCTGCGTGGACCTAACTATTGGGCCAACTTTCCCGTCCTTGAGGCCTGGGTCGATCTGGGTGAATGGAAAGATCATTCCTCGGAAATGATTCCCGGATTCAACGAACGGTTGATGTCGTGGTTGCCCACGATGATCGAACACCGCTGCTCGGTCGGTGAACGGGGCGGATTCTTCGAACGCCTCCGCCGCGGCACGTACCAGGCTCACATCCTGGAACACGTGTGCCTCGAGCTGCAGTCGCTCGCCGGCACCGAGGTCGGCTTTGGCCGGGCTCGCGAAACGTCGGAAGAAGGCGTTTATAAGGTGGCGATCGAATACACCGAAGAAACGCTGGCCCGCGCCTGCCTCGAAAAGGCTCGCGAACTGGTAATGGCTGCCTGGTTGGATCAGCCCTTCGACGTCGCTGCCGAAGTGCAACGGCTGAAGGAACTGGCTTATGACTCGTGCCTAGGGCCGAGCACGGCTGCCATCGTCGATGCTGCTGTCGCCCGTGGCATTCCCTACCGCCGCCTGAATACCGGTAGCCTGGTCGTGCTCGGTCACGGTCACAAGCAACGCCGCATTCTGGCCGCCGAAACCGATCGGACCGGCGCGATTGCCGAATCGATCGCGCAAGATAAGGACCTGACCCGCGCTCTGCTCAGCAGCGTCGGCGTACCAGTTCCCGAAGGCCGGCCGGTGAAAGATGCCGAAGACGCCTGGGAAGCAGCTCAAGAGATCGATGCGCCCGTCGTGGTCAAGCCGCAGTTCGGCAACCATGGCCGCGGTGTTGCCACGAACCTGACGACTCGCGAACAAGTGATCGCCGGTTTCGAAGCCGCGATCAAAGAAGGCAAGGACATCATCGTCGAGAAGTTTGCCCCTGGCGCCGATCACCGGCTGCTGGTGGTGGGCAACAAGGTGATCGCCGCTGCTCGCCGCGATCCACCCACGGTGGTTGGCGATGGCAAGTCGACCGTCGCTCAACTCGTGGCCGAGGTCAACAAGGATCCGCGCCGCAGCGATGGTCACGGCACGGTGATGAGCTTTGTGAAGCTCGACACAATTGCTTGTGCAGTGCTCGCCGATCAAGGTCTGTCGCCCGATGCGATTCCTGCCGCGGGTCAGCCTGTGCTCATTCGCCGCAATGCGAACCTCAGCACCGGTGGTACCGCGATCGACGTGACCGACGAAGTTCATCCGACTGTCGCCGAGCAAGCCGTGGATGCCGCTCGCGTCATCGGTCTTGATATCGCCGGCGTCGACATCATCTGCCAAGACATTCGTCAGCCGCTGAACGAACAAGGTGGCATCGTGTGCGAAGTGAACGCCGGCCCCGGCCTGCGGATGCACTTGCAACCTGCTGCTGGTCAGCCAAAGCCGGTCGGCGAAAAGATCGTCGACCTGATGTTCCCGAATGGCGAAAACGGCCGCGTGCCGATCGTCGCCATCACCGGTGTGAACGGCAAGACGACCACGACGCGCCTCATCGCTCATATTCTGAGCGTGACCGGTCGCACGGTCGGCCTGACCTGCACCGATGGCATTTACATCGGCAACCGTCGCCTCGATACGGGCGACTGCAGCGGTCCGAAGAGTGCTCGCGCGGTACTCATCAACCCCACGGTCGAAGCTGCCGTGTTGGAAACAGCTCGCGGCGGTATCCTCCGCGAAGGTCTGGCCTTTGATCAATGCGATGTCGCCGTCGTGACCAACATCGGCGAAGGCGATCACCTCGGCCTGGCCGATATCAACGATCTCGAAAAGCTCGCTCGCGTAAAACGCGTGATCGTCGACGCTGTGGCGCCGACTGGTTACGCAGTGCTCAACGCTGCCGATCCGCTCGTCGTCGGCATGGCCGAGAAGTGCCCCGGTGGTGTCGTGTTCTTTGCGATCGACGAGAACAATCCGGTGCTGCAAGAACATCGCGCTGCCAACGGCCGCGTGGTGTTTGTACGCGACAACAGCGTAGTACTCGCCGACGGCTTGTCGGAATTCTCGCTCCTGTCGCTCGAGCGGATTCCGCTCACGCACGGCGGCCGAGTTTCCTTTCAAGTCGAAAACGTCCTCTCCGCCTCGGCTGCGGTGTGGGCTCTCGGTGTGCCCGCCGAACAGATCCGGGCTGGTCTCGAATCGTTCCACGCCAGCGTGGGCAAGTCGCCAGGCCGCTTCAACCTGTTCTCGTTCAACGGTGCGACGATCATTGTCGACTACGGCCACAATCCGTCGTCGCTCCTCGCCCTGATGGATGTGATCCAGCAGTTCCCGCATCAGCATCGCTTCGCGGTTTACTCTGCGGCTGGCGATCGCCGCGATGTCGACTTGATCCGCCAGGGCGAAATCCTCGGTGAACACTTCGACCGCGTGATCGTGTACGAAGATCACTACCTCCGCGGCCGCCAACCGGGCGAAATCTCGGCTCGCTTCCGCGAAGGTCTCGAGAAGGGCAAACGGGTCAAGGAGATTCAGGAAATCACCGGTTGGAAGATTGCCTGCGAAAAAGCGCTGGCCAACGTCCGCCCCGGCGAACTGATGCTCCTGCAAGCCGACGTCGTCGATGAAACGGTCGACTATCTCAAGTCGCTCGTCGCCGCCGACATGGCTATCCGTCAGATCGACCTGCAAGAAGCCCTCGCCCAGCCGAAGCCCAGCGACACGCCGCACTCCAGCCGCGTGCCGTTGAAATAAGGGAACATGATGCGAAGCCTGCCATCGCTGCTCGCTGTTGTCCTATTCCTCTTGCCGCTGTCATTTGCCACCGCGCAAATCGTCGGTGGCTGGAAGAAGTTAGACGTCAAAGAGCCCGCGGTGATCGAAGCCGCGGACTTCGCCATCAAAGCTCAGCAAGCGGCTCAAAAAAAGCTGGCAAAGACGAAACGCTCGCGCTGCAGAAAATCGTGGCAGCCGAGCAGTAGGTCGTTGCCGGAATCAACTGCAAGCTTACCTTGCTCGTGAAATCGGTTCATGCGATTGTCTGGACGCGCGCCTGGCTCAAACTCGAAGAACGATCGCAACTCACTTCGTGGAAGCTGCTCGACAATAAAGAGTAGCAATACATGAGTAACCGCACCTGGGTCTGCCTGAAATGCTGCAAGTCGCAGCGGCGGCCCCAAGCGCTTACCGAGCTCAAGTGCCCGCATTGCCAGGAACCTTGCGAACCGCTGAACTGGAAAATTCGCATTCCTTCGCCCAAAAACAAGCGGGAGTGGAAGGCTTTTTGGGAGCAGATCCTCGCCGAGAAGGCCTTGCTGGCCGAATTTGAGCGGAACCCGAGCATCAAGGAGCTCAAACTGGACCTTCCCCGGCGGATTTATCGCCGCGATTAGGCCAGCCAGGGATTACGCTCCCTTCTCCATCCGCACTTGCAAGAAACGGCCCTAACCCGAGAATACTGTCTTTGCGGCTGTTTGCTGTAGTGCCGTCTGGTGCCTCCCCTTTCGAAGCGGGGGCGAACCGCCCGTAATTGCCCGCCGCGAGAGGGTTTCTCCCTGTGGATCGACGTTTTGTTACCCTTCTGGTCGTTACCTTCCTGATTTGGACGGCTTTCTTGGCCGGCAAGCAAATCTTTGCCCCGCCCAAGCCCGTTGCCAAAAATCAGCCCAAAGCCGTCCAACCGGGTGAAATCTCGGCCCGCTTCCGCGAAGGTCTCGAGAAGGGCAAACGGGTCAAGGAGATTCAGGAAATCACCGGCTGGAAGATTGCCTGCGAAAAAGCGCTGGCCAACGTCCGCCCCGGCGAACTGATGCTCCTGCAAGCCGACGTCGTCGATGAAACGGTCGACTATCTCAAGTCGCTCGTCGCCGCCGACATGGCTATCCGTCAGATCGACCTGCAAGAAGCCCTCGCCCAGCCGAAGCCCAGCGACACGCCGCACTCGCGCGTGCCGCTGAAGTAAAGGATTGCGATGCGCCCGCTGTTCGCCATTGTCGTCCTGATGATGTTGCCGTTATCTTTCGCCGCCGCGCAAGTCGTTGGCGGCTGGAAGAAAGCGGATGTGAAAGATCCCGCGGTAATCGAAGCCGCGGACTTCGCCGTCAAAGCGCAGCAAGCCGCGCTGAAAAAAGCCGGTAAGGATGAGACGCTCGCGCTGCAAAAAATCGTTGCAGCCGAGCAGCAAGTGGTCTCTGGCATGAATCGCAAGCTTACGCTCCAAGTGAAGTCGGGCGACCAAATCCAATCGATCGAGACCATTGTCTGGACCCGCGCTTGGCTCAAGTCCGAAGAGCGTTCGCAACTTTCTGCGTGGAAAGTCCTCGAAACGAAAGAGTGATTTCCACTCCTCCGCAGTTTTCCAACCGCCGGTGGTTCCGCGCGCAGGACAGCGACGTATTTCTGCCATTTTGTGAAAATGGGCTATTTGGGGATTGTGCATAGCGATTCTGTGCATTTATCATATCCCCGTCTGAGGTATTAAACCCTCCGGAAGAGCGTGGCTCCACTCTCCTAGGCCGCAAACTTCCTCCATCTCGCCCATTCCAACAGAGGAAATTCTCCATGGCTTTGACCCACCGTACCCCTGCGCGCCGCCGGAAATTGACACAGGGAGCTGCCAAGAAACGTCAGTCGCGTTTTTTTGAGCAACTCGAAGAACGCACGGTGATGGCCGTGACTTGGGGAGTGCAATCGGATTTCTTTGGTACGCAGGACGTAATCAGTCAACCGCGCAGTCTCCGCGGCCTGGCGTTGTCGAGCGATGATCAACATCTCTATGCCGGCTTTATCAACGGCTCATCCACCTCGGCGATCCGAGAGGTCTCGTCCGGCATCAACACCGGACTCATTGGCAACGGCGTGCCCGGCCCGACGTACGGTGCGAATTCGGCTTATTCCGCTGGCGTTGAGGCGTCACTCTCGACGACCAGCCAGCAGCCGCGCGGCCTGGCCACCGACGATCGTGGCAATGTTTATTCGACACTCAGCTCCGGCTCGAATTCGCTGACTCAAATCTGGGGAGTCTTTCCCAGCAATCTCTCCGCTCCGCTGTCATCCAAGTCATCGACCAACAACATTGCGACGTCGCAAATCAGTGGCATGGCAACGGCCAAACTGGGCGGAAACTACTACACGTATGTCGGTTGGAAAAACGGTCTGATCGAACGGTGGAACGTGAACGATCCGGCCAATCCAACGCTTGACACCAGTTGGGGCGCGGCTGGCACGCCGGGCAAGATCAGCCTGAAGTCGATCACGGCAAATGCCTATTTGAATAATCTAGAGATCGATACGGACGGCACAATTTTTGTCGCTGGTGGTTTGCTGGGGACCACGTCGTTTGGTGACGCGTTGATCAAGATTCCCGCGGCGGCAGCAGCCAGCGGCAATCTGGCGACAGCGACATCGGTGGCCGTGAGCGGCGGTGCCAACGATACGGCTGGTGTGTATGGCGCCATGGATGTCGCGCTCTATGCCGGCAAGGCTTACGTGACTCAATATCTGCAAACCAATTCGACGATCTCGTCGTTCTACACTCTCGACCTGACGAGTGCGGGAAAGATCACACCGAACATCACTACGCTGGCCGGGCCCTCGGGCAAAGTCAGCACGTACAACAACGGAACGGATTCAGGCTTCTCCGGAATCGAAATCAGCTCGGACGGCAAGATTTACTTGGCCGAGCAGGTCTACAGCATGGTCGCGGCTGCCAGTAGCTACACGCCTCCCGGCGGAGCGGCGATGACCGGGACGCGGATTCTTTTTGATCGGGTGCTGGTCTCTTCGGCACTCGATGTCGCTGGCCCGGTGACGAGCGCTGTGGTTGCCACACCCAATCCGATTGTCGCCGGTGCGCTGAACTCGGTGACGGTGACAGCGACCATCAGCGATGCGACGACAAATGCCTCGCCAATCGCGAGCGCGGAGTATCGAGTCAACGGCGGCGACTGGTTGCCGATGGCTGCCGTGGATGGTGTTTTTGATGAAGTGCCCGAGGACGTGACGGCCACGTTCACGCTGGGCGCTGCCGGAATCACTGTCCCAGGCAATTACTCGATCGATGTCCGCGGCAAGGATTCGGCAAATCAAATCGGCGCGTCGGCTTCAGTGACGCTGGAAGTGCTCGGCAGTGCGCCAGATATCACCAGCGATAACAGTGCCACCTTCACAGTCGGCTCGTTCAGCACTTTTAATGTCACGGTCGATGGTGTGCCGACGCCGGAACTCGATATCACTGGCCAACTGCCGAGCGGTGTGTCGTTTGTCGATAACGGCAATGGCACGGCGACCCTCAGCGGTACGCCGGATGTCGGCGAAGGGGGCGTGTACACGTTCACGATCATGGCGAGCAACGGCATTCTGCCGATGGACTCGCAGGAATTTACGCTGACGGTCAACGAAGCGCCGACCTTTGCCAGCGCGAATGCGACCACGTTCACCGTGGCTGTGCTTGGTTCATTTACCATCACCACAAACGACTTCTATCCTTCGCCAGCTACGATTACCTATACCGGCAGTCTGCCGAACGGCGTGAGCCTGGTCGACAATGGCGACGGCACGGCGACTCTCTCGGGCACTCCTGCCGGCGGAACGCAAGGGAGCTATGAGATCGCACTGACGGCGAGCAACGGCGTTGCTCCAAACGGCACGCAATCATTCACGCTGACGGTCAATCCGCCGCCGATCGATTACGGCGATGCTCCTGATACCTACGGCACGCTGCTGGCCTCGAATGGCGCTCGCCACGGACTGCAAGGACCGACGTTGGGGGCGACGCGCGATGCCGAAGCCAATGGTCAACCGAACCTAACCGCGACCGGGGACGGCGCTGATGAAGATGGCGTCGTGCTGCCGGCCAATTTGTATGCTCGTCTTGGAGCCAAGATCACTGTCACTGCTTCGGCGGCCGGACGTCTCGATGCCTGGATCGATTTCAATCGCAACGGCGTGTTCGATGCCAGCGAGAAGATCGCCGATGGCGTGAATGTGGTGACTGGCAGTAACACACTAGCGATCAACGTGCCGACCAACACGGTCGCAGGCGCGAGCTATGCTCGCTTCCGTTTGAGTTCGACCGGCGGATTGTCTCCCACCGGTGCAGCCGCTGATGGCGAAGTGGAAGACTACGCAGTCAATCTCGTTTCGCCGGCGCTTGGTTCGATCGCGGTGATCGATGACCCAGAAAATCCGGGCCACGGCTTGCTCGTGGTGCGCGGTACCAATTACTTCTATGAAACGATCACCGTTGCGCCGACCGCTGGTCAGCCCGGCAAGGTGACCGCCAGCATTTCTCCCGGCGTGTCTGTACCGGGCATCGACCTGGCGAGCTTCGATCGAATTGCCATCTTCGGTGAAGCCGGTTTTGATCAGATCACCATCAACAGCGCCATCACCAAGCCGAGCGTGATCTACGGCGATGCGGGTTTCGACACGATCAACGGCGGTGGCGGCAACGACGTGATCTACGGCGGCGCCGATTACGATTCGCTCAACGGCAACGGTGGTGACGACACGTTCGTCAACGAAGGTGGCGCCGATAGCGTGAATGGCGGCGCGGGGACCGACACGATCATCAAGATCGGCTCGGGGACGTTCAACCTGTCGAACGGCTCGGTGTCGGATGGTTCCGGCTCGGCTTCGCTCAGCAGTATCGAAAAAGCCAGGCTTATCGGTGGTGCCGCCGCGGATACGTTCAATGTGGCGGGCTGGAGCGGCATCTCTGCCGAAATCGAAGGTGGCGGCGGTGCGAATTTGATCGCCGATAGCGCCGATGGCAACTTCGTGCTGCAGCCGAATCAATTGGTCCGAACCGTCGGCAGCACAACCACGACCATTCAGTTCACCAACATTCAAACCGCGCGACTGACGGGGGGCTTTGGCAACAACAACTTCGATCTCTCGGGTTGGACGCAAGCTGCGATTCTCGATGGCGGATATTTCGGTACTGACTCAGTAACCGTGGCTGGCGATGTGAGCTACTTGTTGTCGGACACGATGCTTCTTCGTCCATCGTTCGGTCAGATTCGGCTCGCCGGATTTGAAAACGCGGTGCTGAATGGCGGCGCGTCGAACAATTCGTTCGACCTGATCAACTGGAAGAGCGCCGCAACGGTGAACGGCCTCGGGGGCACTGACAAGATCATCGCCGCTGGCAATGTGAACTTCACGCTGACGAATACGACGCTCACGCGGAGCACCGGCGGCGCAATCGCGCTGGCGAGCATCGAGCAAGCTGAACTCAGCGGTGGCGCTGGCGCTAACACGATCAACGCGTCGGGATTCTCCGGCAACGTGAAGCTCGACGGCGCTGACGGCAACGACACGCTCACCGCTGGCAGTGGCTTGGCGATTCTGTTGGGTGGCGCTGGCAACGACATTCTCAACGCCGGCACGGGGCGCGCCGTGATGATCGGCGGCTTGGGTGTCGACACGTTGAACGGCGGCAGCAACGACGACTTGCTCGTTGACGGCACGACAGTGCACGACAGCAGCAGCGCGGCCCTCGCGCTGATCCTCGCTGAATGGGCGTCGGCCAGCAGCTACAACGATCGC is drawn from Anatilimnocola floriformis and contains these coding sequences:
- a CDS encoding cyanophycin metabolism-associated ABC transporter encodes the protein MGIPVTPRYRTTKELFEVCCSPPALRTVTATLPTISASAAPPEWGAAMAAALQDGETSICWLEVDLDRQLNYGKSLLLLTERRFVAISAGNAAAGQKQKVEAWPREDIVSIRSDDQFGLGSIEIQSADARLAVWRFTTRHTTAAHRFAQRVTAALRHETLAEKDTITVCPSCGTTLGPEDVTCQNCAPMAQLPPSKSLLRVLPFAQARGMLLGFGLFFTIAATAATLIPPYLTIPLVDDVLTPIAAGTPEERARGLELVPYYLAGLLAAAVLSWWLGWAKTWIVARLSSRIAADLRNAMYTHLQRLSLEFFGGKRTGDLISRVGSDTDKICTFLSIYLLEFASDLLMIFGTAIILLSIDWRLAIATLVPFPIIAWMISQLRKTMRHGFNQENRTWSNMISVLSDTIPGIRVVKAFAQERREVERFKHANDHVLESNDRVNRVWAFFGPMVSLLTDSGMLVIWAFGVYLIAYHGLKVGVLIGFLAYIGRFYTRLDALSRMFTNSQRAAAAAHRIFEILDRIPSVAEPVKPVTPGRVEGRIEIKDIRFSYGTRQVINDVSLSIAPGEMIGLVGASGAGKSTLVNLVCRFYDVASGSITVDGVDIRSFPVEEYRRNIGIVLQEPFLFFGSIAENIAYAKPEATRGQIIAAAKAAKAHDFILRLPDGYDSIVGERGQSLSGGERQRISIARALLTDPRILILDEATSSVDTETEREIQEALDVLTKGRTTIAIAHRLSTLRNASRIVVMEQGRVMEVGAHGELLDKNGAYAKLHQAQYELTQGVAP
- the cphA gene encoding cyanophycin synthetase, yielding MEFRKVLALRGPNYWANFPVLEAWVDLGEWKDHSSEMIPGFNERLMSWLPTMIEHRCSVGERGGFFERLRRGTYQAHILEHVCLELQSLAGTEVGFGRARETSEEGVYKVAIEYTEETLARACLEKARELVMAAWLDQPFDVAAEVQRLKELAYDSCLGPSTAAIVDAAVARGIPYRRLNTGSLVVLGHGHKQRRILAAETDRTGAIAESIAQDKDLTRALLSSVGVPVPEGRPVKDAEDAWEAAQEIDAPVVVKPQFGNHGRGVATNLTTREQVIAGFEAAIKEGKDIIVEKFAPGADHRLLVVGNKVIAAARRDPPTVVGDGKSTVAQLVAEVNKDPRRSDGHGTVMSFVKLDTIACAVLADQGLSPDAIPAAGQPVLIRRNANLSTGGTAIDVTDEVHPTVAEQAVDAARVIGLDIAGVDIICQDIRQPLNEQGGIVCEVNAGPGLRMHLQPAAGQPKPVGEKIVDLMFPNGENGRVPIVAITGVNGKTTTTRLIAHILSVTGRTVGLTCTDGIYIGNRRLDTGDCSGPKSARAVLINPTVEAAVLETARGGILREGLAFDQCDVAVVTNIGEGDHLGLADINDLEKLARVKRVIVDAVAPTGYAVLNAADPLVVGMAEKCPGGVVFFAIDENNPVLQEHRAANGRVVFVRDNSVVLADGLSEFSLLSLERIPLTHGGRVSFQVENVLSASAAVWALGVPAEQIRAGLESFHASVGKSPGRFNLFSFNGATIIVDYGHNPSSLLALMDVIQQFPHQHRFAVYSAAGDRRDVDLIRQGEILGEHFDRVIVYEDHYLRGRQPGEISARFREGLEKGKRVKEIQEITGWKIACEKALANVRPGELMLLQADVVDETVDYLKSLVAADMAIRQIDLQEALAQPKPSDTPHSSRVPLK
- a CDS encoding cystatin domain-containing protein, producing MRPLFAIVVLMMLPLSFAAAQVVGGWKKADVKDPAVIEAADFAVKAQQAALKKAGKDETLALQKIVAAEQQVVSGMNRKLTLQVKSGDQIQSIETIVWTRAWLKSEERSQLSAWKVLETKE
- a CDS encoding beta strand repeat-containing protein, translated to MALTHRTPARRRKLTQGAAKKRQSRFFEQLEERTVMAVTWGVQSDFFGTQDVISQPRSLRGLALSSDDQHLYAGFINGSSTSAIREVSSGINTGLIGNGVPGPTYGANSAYSAGVEASLSTTSQQPRGLATDDRGNVYSTLSSGSNSLTQIWGVFPSNLSAPLSSKSSTNNIATSQISGMATAKLGGNYYTYVGWKNGLIERWNVNDPANPTLDTSWGAAGTPGKISLKSITANAYLNNLEIDTDGTIFVAGGLLGTTSFGDALIKIPAAAAASGNLATATSVAVSGGANDTAGVYGAMDVALYAGKAYVTQYLQTNSTISSFYTLDLTSAGKITPNITTLAGPSGKVSTYNNGTDSGFSGIEISSDGKIYLAEQVYSMVAAASSYTPPGGAAMTGTRILFDRVLVSSALDVAGPVTSAVVATPNPIVAGALNSVTVTATISDATTNASPIASAEYRVNGGDWLPMAAVDGVFDEVPEDVTATFTLGAAGITVPGNYSIDVRGKDSANQIGASASVTLEVLGSAPDITSDNSATFTVGSFSTFNVTVDGVPTPELDITGQLPSGVSFVDNGNGTATLSGTPDVGEGGVYTFTIMASNGILPMDSQEFTLTVNEAPTFASANATTFTVAVLGSFTITTNDFYPSPATITYTGSLPNGVSLVDNGDGTATLSGTPAGGTQGSYEIALTASNGVAPNGTQSFTLTVNPPPIDYGDAPDTYGTLLASNGARHGLQGPTLGATRDAEANGQPNLTATGDGADEDGVVLPANLYARLGAKITVTASAAGRLDAWIDFNRNGVFDASEKIADGVNVVTGSNTLAINVPTNTVAGASYARFRLSSTGGLSPTGAAADGEVEDYAVNLVSPALGSIAVIDDPENPGHGLLVVRGTNYFYETITVAPTAGQPGKVTASISPGVSVPGIDLASFDRIAIFGEAGFDQITINSAITKPSVIYGDAGFDTINGGGGNDVIYGGADYDSLNGNGGDDTFVNEGGADSVNGGAGTDTIIKIGSGTFNLSNGSVSDGSGSASLSSIEKARLIGGAAADTFNVAGWSGISAEIEGGGGANLIADSADGNFVLQPNQLVRTVGSTTTTIQFTNIQTARLTGGFGNNNFDLSGWTQAAILDGGYFGTDSVTVAGDVSYLLSDTMLLRPSFGQIRLAGFENAVLNGGASNNSFDLINWKSAATVNGLGGTDKIIAAGNVNFTLTNTTLTRSTGGAIALASIEQAELSGGAGANTINASGFSGNVKLDGADGNDTLTAGSGLAILLGGAGNDILNAGTGRAVMIGGLGVDTLNGGSNDDLLVDGTTVHDSSSAALALILAEWASASSYNDRVAHLTGTPGGVNGSTHLGGSNVIHDTAVDSLFGNAGDDLFFAKLTAPNQDNVTKTSGETAQ